In Zingiber officinale cultivar Zhangliang chromosome 1A, Zo_v1.1, whole genome shotgun sequence, a genomic segment contains:
- the LOC122015235 gene encoding probable F-box protein At2g36090 isoform X1, producing MAAATIEDLHPDMLAGALRLLDGPDLASLSCATSRFRSLVGEPDLWRDLCLSSWPSLRHPRLLRLLESSHRSFFADVFASPVCTLPSFPCDDSDEEASLPSELISAVELRHRNSVILSLVAETDTSTSWFRAAPFRLDAEVERKDDGGSFFFSPEELTLSWIVIDPQSRRAVSATSRRPVAVNRHWITGETVVRFALVLSDECAVGAVVKCGEESGEVREINLVAEGVEGACLSGREGLAVLRSAMEGGRQRRKEEEEDARRRWEEFEGRRQKRKETAARMERLVDLAFAAVGAAAFLALFVFVVVSLIVESCHREDSKTSTTLLTVIRSNDVERWLTVDFSCLWIG from the exons ATGGCGGCTGCTACCATCGAAGATCTCCACCCGGACATGCTCGCCGGCGCTCTCCGTCTTCTCGACGGGCCTGACCTCGCCTCCCTTAGCTGCGCCACCTCTCGCTTTCGGTCCCTTGTGGGAGAACCTGACCTCTGGCGCGACCTCTGCCTCTCCTCTTGGCCCTCCCTCCGGCACCCGCGCCTCCTCCGGCTTCTGGAATCCTCGCACCGCTCCTTCTTCGCCGACGTGTTCGCTTCCCCTGTTTGTACGCTCCCTAGCTTCCCCTGCGACGACAGCGATGAGGAAGCCAGCCTTCCGTCGGAGCTCATCTCCGCTGTTGAACTCCGCCATCGCAACTCTGTTATTTTATCCCTGGTCGCGGAGACCGACACGTCGACGTCGTGGTTCAGGGCCGCGCCGTTTCGCCTCGACGCCGAGGTGGAGAGGAAGGACGACGGGGGTTCCTTCTTTTTCTCGCCGGAGGAGCTGACGCTGAGCTGGATCGTCATCGACCCGCAGAGTAGACGGGCGGTTAGCGCGACGAGCCGGCGGCCGGTGGCGGTCAACCGGCACTGGATCACCGGCGAGACGGTGGTGCGGTTCGCGTTGGTGCTTAGCGATGAGTGCGCCGTCGGGGCGGTGGTTAAATGCGGAGAGGAGTCAGGGGAAGTGCGGGAGATAAACCTGGTGGCGGAAGGCGTGGAAGGAGCGTGCTTGAGCGGGAGGGAGGGCCTAGCGGTGCTCCGGTCGGCGATGGAGGGCGGTAGGCAGAGAcggaaagaggaagaggaggacgcGAGGAGGAGGTGGGAGGAATTCGAAGGGCGCAGACAGAAGAGGAAGGAGACGGCGGCGAGGATGGAGAGGTTGGTGGACCTGGCCTTCGCTGCCGTGGGCGCCGCGGCGTTCCTGGCGCTCTTCGTCTTCGTCGTCGTGAG TTTGATTGTGGAATCATGCCACCGAGAAGACAGCAAGACATCAACAACACTTTTGACCGTGATAAGGAGTAATGATGTCGAGAGATGGTTAACAGTCGATTTCTCCTGTCTGTGGATCGGTTAA
- the LOC122015235 gene encoding probable F-box protein At2g36090 isoform X2 → MAAATIEDLHPDMLAGALRLLDGPDLASLSCATSRFRSLVGEPDLWRDLCLSSWPSLRHPRLLRLLESSHRSFFADVFASPVCTLPSFPCDDSDEEASLPSELISAVELRHRNSVILSLVAETDTSTSWFRAAPFRLDAEVERKDDGGSFFFSPEELTLSWIVIDPQSRRAVSATSRRPVAVNRHWITGETVVRFALVLSDECAVGAVVKCGEESGEVREINLVAEGVEGACLSGREGLAVLRSAMEGGRQRRKEEEEDARRRWEEFEGRRQKRKETAARMERLVDLAFAAVGAAAFLALFVFVVVRLPSGLMTLRDS, encoded by the exons ATGGCGGCTGCTACCATCGAAGATCTCCACCCGGACATGCTCGCCGGCGCTCTCCGTCTTCTCGACGGGCCTGACCTCGCCTCCCTTAGCTGCGCCACCTCTCGCTTTCGGTCCCTTGTGGGAGAACCTGACCTCTGGCGCGACCTCTGCCTCTCCTCTTGGCCCTCCCTCCGGCACCCGCGCCTCCTCCGGCTTCTGGAATCCTCGCACCGCTCCTTCTTCGCCGACGTGTTCGCTTCCCCTGTTTGTACGCTCCCTAGCTTCCCCTGCGACGACAGCGATGAGGAAGCCAGCCTTCCGTCGGAGCTCATCTCCGCTGTTGAACTCCGCCATCGCAACTCTGTTATTTTATCCCTGGTCGCGGAGACCGACACGTCGACGTCGTGGTTCAGGGCCGCGCCGTTTCGCCTCGACGCCGAGGTGGAGAGGAAGGACGACGGGGGTTCCTTCTTTTTCTCGCCGGAGGAGCTGACGCTGAGCTGGATCGTCATCGACCCGCAGAGTAGACGGGCGGTTAGCGCGACGAGCCGGCGGCCGGTGGCGGTCAACCGGCACTGGATCACCGGCGAGACGGTGGTGCGGTTCGCGTTGGTGCTTAGCGATGAGTGCGCCGTCGGGGCGGTGGTTAAATGCGGAGAGGAGTCAGGGGAAGTGCGGGAGATAAACCTGGTGGCGGAAGGCGTGGAAGGAGCGTGCTTGAGCGGGAGGGAGGGCCTAGCGGTGCTCCGGTCGGCGATGGAGGGCGGTAGGCAGAGAcggaaagaggaagaggaggacgcGAGGAGGAGGTGGGAGGAATTCGAAGGGCGCAGACAGAAGAGGAAGGAGACGGCGGCGAGGATGGAGAGGTTGGTGGACCTGGCCTTCGCTGCCGTGGGCGCCGCGGCGTTCCTGGCGCTCTTCGTCTTCGTCGTCGTGAG ATTGCCTTCAGGGTTGATGACACTCAGGGATTCCTAA
- the LOC122039056 gene encoding uncharacterized protein LOC122039056, with protein MAELGNNLADASTAVDQKTLDYDALAEVFSYLSAKNLTRLQLVSKSIMNMITSDPFFILMQSYHTSTAAAAIFAYGHSRSRPQIFLLDHDAGLPSGSLDALSNYDNRFLYSAGGLVFYRKRDGSSYSICAFNPARRKSSLIPVPPGDGNALPASLAVEFTDDGDGVTSDYKLVYLTSDRNWSSLYQCRVYDSAARVWTRDEMIHHGSRQLKFHNPVVHRGAVFWATDCFRHTTADPYVMSYEIATGAIEFLAMLDGSAVESEDRISVAVWEGSWLCLVHHSKSSGAFTLWRWWEESHSWAKSSNEFVYWEKPEAVVGSMLVCNGGREKGMLLVFSVEDEAYVYSFKLRDLSKLATNMGSYFPKFTAYANTLRPACGGQEAD; from the coding sequence atggccgagcTCGGAAACAACCTCGCCGACGCTTCCACCGCCGTCGACCAGAAGACCCTTGACTACGACGCTTTGGCCGAGGTTTTCTCCTACTTGTCGGCAAAAAACCTCACCCGTCTCCAACTCGTTTCCAAGTCCATCATGAACATGATCACCTCGGATCCCTTTTTCATTCTCATGCAATCCTACCACACCAGTACTGCCGCCGCCGCCATCTTTGCCTATGGCCATTCTCGTTCTCGCCCGCAGATATTCCTTCTCGATCACGACGCCGGCCTTCCCTCGGGCTCCTTGGATGCCCTCTCCAACTACGACAATAGGTTCCTCTACTCCGCCGGCGGTCTCGTCTTCTACCGGAAAAGAGACGGTAGTTCCTACAGCATATGCGCCTTCAACCCAGCCCGTCGCAAATCCTCGCTCATTCCCGTTCCCCCCGGCGACGGCAATGCACTTCCCGCCAGCTTGGCAGTCGAGTTCACCGACGACGGCGACGGCGTCACGAGCGACTACAAGCTCGTTTACCTCACATCGGACCGGAACTGGTCCAGCTTGTACCAGTGCCGCGTGTACGACTCGGCGGCCCGAGTCTGGACGAGGGACGAGATGATCCACCACGGCAGCCGCCAGCTGAAGTTTCACAACCCGGTGGTGCACCGAGGGGCCGTCTTCTGGGCCACCGACTGCTTCAGGCATACCACGGCCGATCCCTACGTCATGTCATACGAAATCGCCACGGGAGCCATCGAGTTCCTCGCGATGCTCGACGGCAGTGCCGTGGAGTCGGAGGACCGTATCAGCGTGGCGGTCTGGGAGGGATCATGGTTGTGCTTGGTGCATCACAGCAAAAGCTCCGGCGCGTTCACGCTGTGGAGGTGGTGGGAGGAATCGCATTCGTGGGCGAAGTCGTCGAACGAGTTCGTCTACTGGGAGAAGCCGGAAGCCGTAGTGGGATCGATGTTGGTGTGCAACGGCGGGAGGGAGAAAGGGATGCTGTTGGTGTTCAGCGTGGAAGACGAAGCCTACGTTTACTCGTTCAAGCTCAGAGATTTAAGCAAGTTGGCGACGAACATGGGTTCTTATTTCCCTAAATTCACGGCCTACGCCAACACTCTGAGGCCTGCTTGCGGCGGACAGGAAGCCGATTGA